One stretch of Aquimarina sp. Aq107 DNA includes these proteins:
- a CDS encoding M3 family metallopeptidase, which translates to MKNPLLELFDLAPFSKIKPEHFLPAIKNAISIAKQEVDTLVKNSESPSFSNTIEKLEYSGELLDRVTSIFFNLNSAETNDEIQKIAQQASPLLSEFRNDIALNEDLFKKIEAVYSIKNELNLSPEQTTLLEKRYKSFSRNGANLPTDKKEQLREIDKELSQLSLKFGENVLAETNKFEMLLTKESELSGLPEGAKEAAKALAESKEKQGWMVTLDYPSYIPFMTYADNRELRKKLSLAFASKGFNNDELDNQEVVLRIAQLRHNRAQVLGYTSHANYVLEERMAETPEKVFSFLNEILDKAKPAAEREFKQLENFAKELDGIDQLQKWDGAYYSEKLKQKLFDLDDEKLKPYFKLENVIDGVFQVASNLFGLQFEETDQVDKYHEEVKTYNVTDTQGNFISVFYADFHPRSGKRNGAWMTSYKPQMKKDDHNIRPHISIVCNFTKPTPSKPSLLTFNEVTTLFHEFGHALHGMLANTTYPGLSGTSVYWDFVELPSQVLENWCYEKEALELFAKHYETGEVIPMEMIQKIKDSSTFMEGMATMRQLSFGLLDMSWHSQDPSNIKDVKAHEKKAFEGTSLYPDVAENCMSTSFSHIFQGGYSAGYYSYKWAEVLDADAFEYFREHGIFNKEIATKFKDHVLSQGGTENPMTLYKRFRGQEPKPEALLKRAGLIK; encoded by the coding sequence ATGAAAAACCCATTATTAGAATTATTCGACTTAGCACCTTTTTCTAAAATAAAACCTGAACATTTTTTACCCGCTATTAAAAATGCAATCTCAATTGCTAAACAAGAAGTAGACACCTTAGTTAAAAACTCTGAGTCTCCTTCTTTTTCTAATACAATAGAGAAGTTAGAATATAGTGGTGAATTATTAGATAGAGTTACGAGCATATTTTTTAATCTAAATAGTGCAGAAACTAACGACGAGATTCAAAAGATCGCTCAACAAGCTTCTCCATTACTTTCTGAGTTTAGAAATGATATTGCTTTAAATGAAGATCTTTTCAAAAAAATTGAAGCTGTATATAGCATTAAGAATGAACTAAATCTTTCTCCTGAACAAACTACTTTGTTAGAAAAAAGATATAAATCATTTTCTAGAAATGGTGCAAATCTTCCTACTGACAAAAAAGAACAACTAAGAGAAATTGATAAAGAGCTTTCTCAATTAAGTTTAAAATTTGGAGAAAATGTACTTGCAGAAACCAACAAGTTCGAAATGTTATTAACTAAAGAATCCGAACTTTCTGGTTTACCAGAAGGAGCTAAAGAAGCGGCAAAAGCTCTTGCCGAATCTAAGGAAAAACAAGGATGGATGGTTACTCTCGATTACCCTAGTTATATTCCTTTTATGACATACGCAGATAATCGAGAATTAAGAAAAAAATTATCTCTAGCATTTGCCTCTAAAGGTTTTAACAATGATGAATTAGATAATCAAGAAGTTGTTCTTCGAATAGCGCAATTAAGACATAACCGTGCTCAAGTTCTAGGATACACTTCTCATGCCAATTATGTTTTAGAAGAACGCATGGCAGAAACTCCAGAAAAAGTATTCTCATTCCTAAATGAAATTCTTGATAAAGCTAAACCAGCCGCGGAAAGAGAGTTTAAACAATTAGAAAATTTTGCCAAAGAACTTGACGGAATTGATCAATTACAGAAATGGGATGGAGCATACTATTCCGAAAAATTAAAGCAAAAACTTTTTGATCTAGACGATGAAAAGCTAAAACCATACTTTAAGTTAGAGAATGTTATTGATGGTGTTTTTCAAGTAGCTTCGAATTTATTCGGTCTACAATTTGAAGAAACAGATCAGGTAGATAAATATCATGAAGAAGTAAAGACCTATAATGTAACTGACACTCAAGGTAATTTTATTTCTGTTTTTTATGCGGATTTCCATCCAAGATCTGGAAAACGAAATGGTGCTTGGATGACATCTTATAAACCACAGATGAAAAAAGATGATCATAATATAAGACCCCATATTTCTATTGTGTGTAATTTTACTAAACCTACACCTAGCAAACCATCTTTATTAACATTTAATGAGGTTACTACCCTATTCCATGAATTTGGTCACGCATTACACGGAATGTTAGCTAATACAACATATCCTGGTTTATCAGGAACCAGTGTATATTGGGATTTTGTTGAACTACCGTCTCAAGTTTTAGAAAACTGGTGTTACGAAAAAGAAGCGCTAGAATTATTTGCTAAACATTATGAAACAGGAGAAGTAATTCCGATGGAAATGATACAAAAGATAAAAGATTCATCCACTTTTATGGAAGGAATGGCAACCATGAGACAACTAAGTTTTGGGTTACTAGATATGTCTTGGCATTCGCAAGACCCAAGTAATATCAAAGATGTAAAAGCACACGAAAAGAAAGCTTTTGAAGGAACTTCGTTATATCCAGATGTAGCAGAAAATTGCATGAGTACTTCTTTTTCTCATATTTTTCAAGGAGGTTATTCTGCAGGGTACTACTCTTATAAATGGGCAGAAGTATTAGACGCAGATGCTTTTGAATATTTTAGAGAACATGGGATCTTTAATAAAGAAATAGCTACTAAATTTAAAGATCACGTATTATCCCAAGGTGGTACAGAGAATCCAATGACTTTATACAAACGTTTCCGAGGACAAGAACCAAAACCTGAAGCACTATTAAAACGTGCTGGATTGATTAAATAA
- the purE gene encoding 5-(carboxyamino)imidazole ribonucleotide mutase — MSKVGIIMGSTSDMPVMEKAIEILQGFDIEVEVDIVSAHRTPEKLFDYSKKAHTRGISVIIAGAGGAAHLPGMVASLSPLPVIGVPVKSRNSIDGWDSVLSILQMPGGVPVATVALDGAMNAGILAAQIIGASDTCVLDKILVYKEGLKQKVIEGAKQIKK; from the coding sequence ATGAGTAAAGTAGGAATCATCATGGGAAGCACAAGTGATATGCCAGTGATGGAAAAAGCAATCGAAATTCTACAAGGTTTTGATATTGAAGTAGAAGTGGATATTGTATCGGCACATCGCACTCCTGAAAAATTATTTGATTATAGTAAAAAAGCGCATACTAGAGGTATTTCTGTTATTATTGCTGGCGCTGGTGGAGCGGCACACCTTCCTGGAATGGTTGCTTCTTTATCTCCGCTACCGGTTATTGGGGTACCTGTAAAATCTAGAAATTCTATTGATGGCTGGGATTCTGTTCTTTCTATATTACAAATGCCTGGAGGTGTACCTGTAGCAACTGTAGCTTTAGATGGCGCTATGAATGCAGGGATTCTGGCAGCGCAAATTATCGGAGCATCCGACACTTGTGTATTGGATAAAATTTTAGTTTATAAAGAAGGTCTTAAACAAAAAGTAATCGAAGGAGCAAAACAGATAAAAAAGTAA
- a CDS encoding TIGR01777 family oxidoreductase, with the protein MKKIVIAAGTGFLGNVLVDYFKTKVETIVILTRGKNKIEGTIKYEHWDGKTIGAWRNELEGSDVLINMTGKSVDCRYHQKNKDLILSSRVVSTNILGEAIASCEHPPKIWLNSSTATIYRHSLDKEMDEIDGEIGTGFSVNVATNWENAFFTHKTPKTRKVALRTSIVLGKNGGALQPILNLVKIGFGGKQGKGNQKFSWIHEIDFARSLEFIIENPEIEGPINIVAPKPTDNNNLMKTLRNVTKVTFGIPLPKPLLEIGARIIKTETELILKSRNVIPKKLLQNGFQFKYPDLIDATKELTNKL; encoded by the coding sequence ATGAAAAAAATAGTTATTGCTGCAGGAACCGGTTTTTTAGGAAACGTACTCGTCGATTATTTTAAAACTAAAGTTGAGACCATTGTCATTCTAACCAGAGGAAAGAATAAAATTGAAGGTACTATTAAATATGAGCATTGGGATGGCAAAACTATAGGAGCTTGGAGAAACGAATTAGAAGGATCTGATGTGTTAATTAATATGACAGGAAAATCTGTAGACTGTAGATATCATCAAAAAAACAAAGATCTAATTCTTTCTTCTAGGGTCGTATCTACGAATATATTAGGTGAAGCTATAGCATCTTGTGAACATCCACCAAAAATATGGCTTAACTCATCCACAGCAACCATCTATAGACATTCTTTAGATAAAGAAATGGATGAAATCGATGGCGAAATTGGAACAGGCTTCTCTGTTAATGTAGCTACCAATTGGGAAAATGCTTTTTTTACGCATAAAACTCCAAAAACTAGAAAAGTCGCTCTCAGAACTTCTATAGTATTAGGAAAAAATGGTGGTGCATTGCAACCTATTCTCAATTTGGTAAAAATTGGTTTTGGGGGAAAACAAGGAAAAGGAAATCAAAAATTTAGTTGGATTCACGAAATTGATTTCGCTAGAAGTCTGGAGTTTATTATAGAAAACCCAGAGATTGAAGGTCCTATTAATATCGTTGCTCCAAAACCAACGGACAATAATAATCTTATGAAAACATTACGAAACGTAACAAAAGTTACTTTTGGAATTCCGCTACCTAAACCTCTTTTAGAAATTGGTGCACGTATTATTAAAACCGAAACTGAATTAATTTTAAAAAGCAGAAACGTTATTCCAAAAAAACTATTACAAAATGGTTTTCAATTTAAATATCCAGATTTAATAGACGCTACTAAAGAATTAACTAATAAGTTATGA
- a CDS encoding sigma-70 family RNA polymerase sigma factor, with translation MPTNTIDPNTWIDKYSDYLFNYTIVRVDDREIAQDLVQETFFAGLKSMKNFKGEASERTWLISILKRKIIDHYRKINSNKGKAEVRINYTNDGETEGDWLEERVADPFDQNAEGKIENTELGVAIHNCIGKLPEKQARIFSMKTIQGFDTEAICNEFDITASNLWVIIHRARTAMAECLEKNWF, from the coding sequence ATGCCTACAAACACGATAGACCCTAATACGTGGATTGACAAATACAGTGATTATTTATTTAATTACACCATAGTAAGAGTCGACGACAGAGAAATTGCACAAGATTTAGTGCAGGAGACCTTTTTTGCAGGTCTTAAATCAATGAAAAACTTTAAAGGAGAAGCTAGTGAGCGTACTTGGCTAATTTCAATTCTAAAAAGAAAAATTATTGATCACTATAGGAAAATAAATAGCAATAAAGGAAAGGCAGAAGTACGTATCAATTATACTAATGATGGCGAAACAGAAGGAGATTGGCTAGAAGAAAGAGTTGCTGATCCTTTTGACCAGAACGCCGAAGGTAAAATTGAAAATACTGAATTAGGAGTTGCCATACATAATTGCATTGGTAAATTACCAGAAAAACAAGCTCGTATTTTCTCTATGAAAACGATTCAAGGATTTGATACAGAAGCAATCTGTAATGAATTTGATATTACTGCGTCTAATTTATGGGTTATCATTCATCGCGCTCGTACTGCGATGGCCGAGTGCCTAGAAAAAAACTGGTTTTAA
- the gcvP gene encoding aminomethyl-transferring glycine dehydrogenase, translated as MKTDSFKLRHIGPSEKDLGDMLNTIKADSIDQLIFETVPDDILLKSPLQLDEAMSEQEYSAHVQQLAAKNKVFKTYIGLGYHEASLPAVIQRNILENPGWYTAYTPYQAEIAQGRLEALLNYQTMVCDLTGMELANASLLDESTAAAEAMTMLFAVRSRAQKKENIDKFFVSQEILPQTLSLLKTRAIPLGIELVVGDHTTFDFSSDFYGAILQYPGVSGQVYDYASFVEKAHQSEIKVAVAADILSLVSLKSPGSFDVDVVVGTTQRFGIPLGYGGPHAAYFATREAYKRNIPGRIIGVTQDMNGNRALRMALQTREQHIKRDKATSNICTAQVLLAVMAGMYAVYHGKDGLQYIANKVNSSTTSLANAITKLGYKQLNTVFFDTIRFKADANKIKEISEAQEVNFYYPDTETVSISLNEATTIVDINNIVSIFAKAAGKESIKITAIDAATSIPDFVKRNTEFLTNDVFNTYHSETELMRYIKKLERKDLSLNHSMIPLGSCTMKLNAASEMLPLSNAQWGNIHPLVPVEQAQGYQEVLKKLEDQLTEITGFAGTSLQPNSGAQGEFAGLMVIRAYHESRGDHHRNICLIPSSAHGTNPASAVMAGMKVVVTKATEEGNIDVEDLKEKAEKYKDNLSALMVTYPSTHGVYESAIKEITQIIHDHGGQVYMDGANMNAQVGLTHPGAIGADVCHLNLHKTFAIPHGGGGPGVGPICVAKQLVPFLPGNPVITTGGDQAITAISAAPWGSALACLISYGYITMLGAQGLKESTEYAILNANYIKDRLDGHYSTLYSGERGRAAHEMIIDCRPFKAHGIEVTDIAKRLMDYGFHAPTVSFPVAGTIMIEPTESESKAELDRFCDAMISIRQEISEASSDNPNNIMKNAPHTMAMLTADTWDFPYTREQAAYPLPYVADNKFWPTVRRVDDAYGDRNLICTCTPIEEYMEEV; from the coding sequence ATGAAAACTGACTCATTTAAACTACGTCATATTGGGCCTTCAGAAAAAGATCTAGGTGACATGTTAAACACCATCAAAGCTGATTCTATAGATCAACTTATCTTCGAAACGGTACCAGATGATATTTTATTAAAATCACCCCTACAGCTAGATGAAGCTATGAGTGAGCAAGAATATTCTGCTCATGTGCAACAGTTAGCTGCTAAAAACAAAGTATTTAAAACTTATATTGGTTTAGGATATCACGAAGCAAGTTTACCTGCAGTAATACAACGTAATATTCTAGAAAACCCAGGTTGGTATACTGCGTATACTCCTTATCAAGCAGAAATTGCTCAAGGTAGATTAGAAGCTTTATTGAATTATCAAACGATGGTTTGTGATCTTACAGGAATGGAATTAGCCAATGCCTCTTTACTTGATGAAAGTACAGCTGCTGCAGAAGCTATGACCATGTTATTTGCAGTGCGATCTAGAGCTCAGAAAAAAGAAAACATTGACAAATTTTTTGTTTCTCAAGAAATTCTACCGCAGACACTTTCGTTATTAAAAACAAGAGCAATTCCTTTAGGAATTGAATTGGTTGTTGGTGATCATACTACATTTGATTTTTCTTCTGATTTTTATGGTGCTATTTTACAATATCCCGGAGTTTCTGGTCAAGTATATGATTATGCATCTTTTGTAGAAAAAGCGCATCAATCAGAAATCAAAGTTGCTGTTGCGGCAGACATTCTAAGCTTAGTAAGCCTGAAATCTCCAGGTAGTTTTGATGTTGATGTAGTAGTTGGAACAACACAACGATTTGGAATTCCATTAGGATATGGAGGTCCTCATGCAGCATATTTTGCAACAAGAGAAGCATATAAAAGAAATATTCCAGGAAGGATCATTGGAGTTACCCAAGATATGAATGGAAATCGTGCTCTGCGTATGGCGTTACAAACACGTGAACAGCATATCAAACGTGATAAAGCGACTTCAAACATTTGTACAGCTCAAGTATTACTTGCTGTAATGGCAGGAATGTATGCTGTATATCACGGTAAAGACGGACTACAATATATCGCCAATAAAGTAAATAGTTCTACTACAAGTCTTGCAAATGCTATAACCAAACTAGGCTATAAGCAACTAAACACCGTATTCTTTGATACTATTAGATTTAAAGCAGATGCTAATAAAATTAAAGAAATATCTGAAGCTCAAGAAGTAAACTTTTATTATCCCGATACAGAAACTGTATCCATCTCTTTGAATGAAGCTACCACAATTGTTGATATCAATAATATTGTATCAATTTTTGCAAAAGCAGCTGGAAAGGAATCTATCAAGATAACAGCAATTGATGCTGCCACGAGTATTCCTGATTTTGTAAAACGAAATACTGAATTCTTAACAAACGACGTATTTAACACCTATCATTCTGAAACAGAATTGATGCGTTACATCAAAAAACTAGAACGTAAGGATCTTTCTTTAAATCATTCTATGATTCCTTTAGGCTCTTGTACTATGAAATTAAATGCCGCATCGGAAATGCTTCCGTTAAGTAATGCGCAATGGGGTAATATACATCCATTAGTTCCTGTTGAACAGGCTCAAGGATATCAAGAAGTATTAAAAAAATTAGAAGATCAATTAACGGAAATTACTGGTTTTGCAGGAACTTCTTTACAACCCAATTCAGGTGCGCAAGGAGAATTTGCAGGATTAATGGTTATTCGTGCTTATCACGAATCCAGAGGAGATCATCATAGAAATATTTGCTTAATCCCTTCATCTGCTCACGGGACAAATCCTGCATCAGCAGTAATGGCTGGAATGAAAGTTGTTGTAACCAAAGCAACAGAGGAAGGAAATATAGATGTAGAAGATCTAAAAGAAAAAGCAGAAAAATATAAAGATAATCTTTCTGCATTGATGGTAACATATCCATCTACTCATGGAGTATATGAATCAGCCATCAAGGAAATTACTCAAATAATCCACGATCACGGTGGACAGGTTTATATGGATGGTGCTAACATGAATGCTCAGGTAGGATTAACTCATCCTGGAGCTATCGGAGCAGATGTATGTCACCTGAATTTACATAAAACATTTGCAATTCCTCATGGAGGTGGTGGACCGGGTGTTGGACCTATTTGTGTAGCCAAACAACTAGTACCATTTTTACCTGGGAATCCAGTAATAACTACAGGAGGTGATCAAGCAATAACTGCAATTTCTGCAGCTCCTTGGGGATCGGCTTTGGCTTGTTTAATTTCTTATGGATATATAACAATGTTAGGAGCACAAGGTTTAAAAGAATCGACAGAATACGCAATCCTTAATGCTAATTATATCAAAGATCGATTAGATGGTCATTATAGCACACTATATTCTGGTGAACGTGGTCGCGCAGCTCACGAAATGATTATAGACTGTAGGCCTTTTAAAGCACACGGGATCGAAGTAACTGATATCGCTAAGCGATTAATGGATTATGGATTCCATGCACCGACTGTTTCTTTTCCTGTTGCAGGAACTATTATGATCGAACCAACAGAAAGTGAAAGTAAAGCAGAATTGGATCGTTTTTGTGATGCAATGATCAGTATCCGTCAGGAAATTTCGGAAGCAAGCTCTGACAATCCAAACAACATTATGAAAAATGCTCCGCATACAATGGCAATGCTAACAGCAGATACATGGGATTTCCCATACACCAGAGAGCAAGCTGCTTATCCACTACCTTATGTTGCAGATAATAAATTCTGGCCTACAGTTAGACGTGTGGATGACGCTTATGGTGATAGAAATCTAATTTGTACTTGTACTCCTATTGAAGAATATATGGAGGAAGTATAA
- a CDS encoding 5-(carboxyamino)imidazole ribonucleotide synthase, whose product MTNYFSSDFKLGILGGGQLGKMMLYETRKYDICTYVLDPNPDAPCRIACDHFQQGDLMDYDTVYNFGKKVDVLTFEIETVNTKALARLEREGKKVYPDSKTLEKIQNKGKQKLFYKNQEIPTAPFVQFSNKAHLTEGITSGKVKLPFVWKSTQGGYDGKGVSIIRTGADIAKLPDTECIAEKLIDFKNELAVIVVRNPQDEIKTYPVVEMEFHPEANQVEYVICPARIDDKIAEKARTIAENVSKAFTHVGLLAVEMFQTKDDEILVNEVAPRPHNSGHYSIEASYTNQFEQHIRAILDLPLGNTESKVAGIMVNLVGAEGYTGNVVYENIDTIMKMKGVTPHIYGKKQTRPFRKMGHVTIINEDIAEAREIAEKVKKTIKVVSE is encoded by the coding sequence ATGACAAACTATTTTTCGTCAGACTTTAAGTTAGGTATCCTGGGTGGTGGTCAATTGGGCAAAATGATGCTCTACGAAACTCGGAAATATGATATCTGTACTTATGTTCTGGACCCCAACCCCGATGCTCCTTGTAGAATTGCATGTGATCACTTTCAACAAGGTGATTTAATGGATTATGATACTGTATACAACTTTGGCAAGAAAGTAGATGTACTAACTTTTGAAATCGAAACGGTCAACACTAAGGCATTAGCCAGACTAGAACGAGAAGGAAAAAAAGTATATCCTGATTCTAAAACATTAGAAAAAATTCAAAATAAAGGGAAGCAAAAACTATTTTACAAGAACCAAGAAATACCTACTGCCCCTTTCGTCCAGTTTTCTAACAAAGCCCATTTAACAGAAGGTATTACTAGTGGAAAAGTAAAACTACCTTTTGTATGGAAAAGTACGCAAGGTGGATATGACGGAAAAGGAGTTTCTATTATTAGAACAGGTGCCGACATAGCCAAACTACCTGACACAGAGTGTATTGCCGAAAAACTGATTGATTTTAAAAATGAACTAGCAGTAATTGTAGTACGCAATCCTCAGGATGAGATTAAAACGTATCCTGTAGTAGAAATGGAATTTCATCCAGAAGCAAATCAAGTAGAATATGTTATTTGTCCCGCAAGGATAGATGATAAGATAGCTGAAAAGGCAAGAACAATTGCCGAGAATGTTTCTAAAGCTTTTACGCACGTAGGTTTATTAGCTGTCGAAATGTTTCAGACAAAAGATGATGAAATTTTAGTTAATGAAGTAGCTCCAAGGCCTCATAATAGTGGCCATTATAGTATCGAAGCAAGTTATACCAATCAATTTGAGCAACATATACGAGCAATACTCGATTTACCACTAGGGAATACGGAAAGTAAAGTTGCCGGAATAATGGTGAACCTTGTTGGTGCTGAAGGGTATACAGGAAATGTTGTATATGAAAATATCGATACTATTATGAAAATGAAAGGTGTTACTCCTCATATCTATGGAAAAAAACAAACACGTCCTTTTAGAAAAATGGGACACGTAACTATCATAAATGAGGATATAGCTGAAGCCCGAGAAATTGCAGAAAAAGTAAAGAAAACCATAAAAGTAGTTAGTGAATAA
- a CDS encoding alpha/beta hydrolase: MKNILTSVIIFLTVSLYGQKTIDFPSKDGLMMTADLYEAKESGRFIILFHQAGWSRGEYVEIAPKLNKLGYNCFAVDQRSGGSVNDITNKTNTVAKTEGKQTEFKDAYQDVESAIAYVKKTYKPKKIIIWGSSYSSSLVLKYAGDHPDVVNGVLSFSPGEYFGEKNYITSSAANIKIPVFITSAQNEKKSWSGIYNAINAEKKQFFLPETKGNHGSRALWERFSDNESYWKAVKGFLKTI, encoded by the coding sequence TGGTCAAAAAACAATTGATTTTCCATCTAAAGATGGATTAATGATGACCGCAGATCTATATGAAGCCAAAGAAAGTGGTCGGTTTATTATTCTTTTTCATCAGGCAGGATGGAGTAGAGGGGAATATGTGGAGATTGCCCCAAAGCTAAATAAATTAGGGTATAATTGTTTTGCTGTGGATCAACGATCAGGAGGTTCAGTAAATGATATAACAAATAAAACGAATACTGTAGCTAAAACAGAAGGTAAGCAAACTGAATTTAAGGATGCTTATCAAGATGTGGAATCTGCTATTGCATATGTAAAAAAGACATATAAGCCTAAGAAAATTATTATTTGGGGAAGTTCATATTCTTCATCTTTAGTATTAAAATATGCAGGAGATCATCCAGATGTTGTGAATGGAGTATTATCGTTTTCTCCTGGGGAATATTTTGGCGAAAAGAATTATATTACTAGTAGTGCGGCTAACATTAAGATTCCGGTATTTATTACTTCTGCACAAAACGAAAAAAAGAGTTGGTCAGGAATCTATAACGCAATTAACGCAGAAAAGAAACAATTCTTTTTACCTGAGACTAAAGGGAATCATGGTTCTAGAGCGCTTTGGGAAAGGTTTTCGGATAATGAAAGCTATTGGAAAGCTGTCAAAGGCTTTCTAAAAACCATTTAG
- a CDS encoding GbsR/MarR family transcriptional regulator, with the protein MNYTEAKDKFISTWGSLGTLWGINKAMAQIHALLWISPDPLSMEDIMEELHISRGNTSMNLRQLMDWGIVFKESKPGERKEYFASEKDVQELARQVAKERSRREIKPVIKVLKEVSAIEGDGTKKTEELIKQTKALYELADSADTMMNKIVNQESNWITKTLMKLIK; encoded by the coding sequence ATGAATTACACAGAAGCAAAAGATAAGTTTATATCCACTTGGGGATCATTAGGTACCTTGTGGGGAATTAATAAAGCAATGGCACAAATCCATGCGCTACTATGGATTTCGCCTGATCCTTTATCTATGGAAGATATTATGGAAGAATTACATATCTCCAGAGGAAACACAAGTATGAATTTACGCCAACTTATGGATTGGGGTATCGTCTTTAAAGAAAGTAAACCGGGAGAGAGAAAGGAATATTTTGCTTCGGAAAAGGATGTACAAGAACTCGCAAGACAAGTAGCAAAAGAAAGAAGCAGACGAGAAATAAAGCCAGTTATTAAAGTATTGAAAGAGGTATCCGCGATTGAGGGAGATGGAACAAAAAAAACAGAAGAATTAATTAAGCAAACCAAGGCTTTATACGAATTAGCGGATAGTGCTGATACAATGATGAATAAGATAGTGAATCAAGAATCTAATTGGATTACTAAAACTTTGATGAAACTAATTAAATAA
- a CDS encoding SRPBCC family protein: MTTIRLYTKIEAPIKVVFDAARNIDIHMGSASKTKEVAIAGKTSGLIDLYDTVTWRGKHFGLYLKHQSKITSLRHSTYFIDEMISGHFKTFKHQHIFKELSKGTEMIDVLEYTTPYSIFGEIFDQIVLRKHLIKFLKTRNQFIKLKTEQSQSTSI, translated from the coding sequence ATGACTACAATCCGATTATACACCAAAATAGAAGCTCCGATTAAAGTTGTTTTCGATGCTGCTCGAAATATTGACATACATATGGGTTCTGCTTCGAAAACAAAGGAAGTTGCTATTGCTGGAAAAACTTCTGGATTAATTGATCTCTATGACACAGTTACCTGGAGAGGAAAGCACTTTGGCTTATATCTAAAACATCAAAGTAAAATAACATCATTAAGGCATTCTACCTATTTCATTGATGAAATGATAAGTGGTCATTTTAAAACTTTTAAACATCAACACATTTTTAAAGAACTATCAAAGGGAACTGAAATGATTGATGTTTTAGAATATACAACACCTTATAGTATTTTTGGAGAAATATTTGATCAAATAGTTTTAAGAAAGCACTTAATTAAATTTCTAAAAACAAGGAATCAATTTATCAAATTAAAAACCGAACAATCTCAATCCACCTCAATATAA
- a CDS encoding methyltransferase domain-containing protein → MSTTLPLLHKIRFQKSNKEKLIELYDEATEDYEFWSKDFNMHFGYYIPFKTTLLKRDTMLNEMNNQVFNRLQFNKKNGIVADLGCGIGGTMKYGLRKYPRINILGVSLSDFQVTEGNKRLKNMNGLILNENYNSTSFTPNSFDSAYAIESYCHSGHSTVAFKEAYRIIKPGGKLVIADAFLKKDVEQLCPGSHYCYQQLCKGWSLEGLGSIQNVKESLEQIGFRNVSIEDISFRVAPSVLHVPFAIMGFIFRKLFKREKLKLQSWKNLKGSLFALLSGLHMKSFGYYIITAEK, encoded by the coding sequence ATGAGTACTACACTTCCATTATTACATAAAATTAGATTTCAAAAATCAAATAAAGAAAAACTGATTGAACTTTATGACGAAGCAACAGAAGATTATGAATTCTGGAGTAAAGATTTTAATATGCATTTCGGGTATTATATTCCTTTTAAAACGACATTACTCAAAAGAGATACAATGCTTAATGAAATGAATAATCAAGTTTTTAACCGATTACAGTTCAATAAAAAAAATGGCATTGTTGCGGATTTAGGTTGCGGAATAGGAGGTACCATGAAGTATGGGTTACGCAAATATCCTAGAATCAATATCCTAGGAGTTTCTCTTTCTGATTTTCAGGTAACTGAAGGGAATAAAAGACTAAAAAATATGAATGGTCTTATTCTTAATGAAAACTATAATAGCACCTCTTTTACTCCGAACAGTTTTGATAGTGCATATGCTATAGAAAGTTATTGCCATTCTGGACATAGTACTGTTGCTTTTAAAGAAGCATATAGGATTATTAAACCAGGTGGAAAATTAGTTATAGCTGATGCTTTTCTTAAAAAAGATGTAGAACAATTATGTCCAGGAAGTCATTATTGTTATCAGCAATTATGTAAAGGATGGAGTTTAGAAGGTCTAGGTAGCATACAAAATGTAAAAGAATCCTTAGAACAAATCGGTTTTAGAAATGTATCCATAGAAGATATTTCTTTTAGAGTAGCTCCTTCTGTATTACATGTGCCTTTTGCTATTATGGGTTTTATTTTCAGAAAGCTTTTTAAGAGAGAAAAATTAAAACTCCAAAGTTGGAAAAATCTTAAAGGTTCCTTATTTGCTTTACTTTCTGGATTGCATATGAAAAGTTTTGGGTACTACATTATAACAGCCGAGAAATAA